The Streptococcus oralis Uo5 genome includes a window with the following:
- the birA gene encoding bifunctional biotin--[acetyl-CoA-carboxylase] ligase/biotin operon repressor BirA, translating to MKSHQLVYQILARENDYVSGEKIGEELNLSRTSIWKAIQRLQQEGLEIDSIKNRGYKLIQGDLILPDLIQEKTNLTIRYKPETKSTQTDAKEGIEAGNKGNTLYLSTCQTAGRGRFQRPYYSPSQGGIYMSLHIQPNLPYEKLPSYTLLVAAAVYKAIKNLTMIEVDIKWVNDIYFKNKKIAGILTEAMTSVETGLVTDVIIGLGINFSIADFPDDLKEKAGSLFMPPASISRNELISEIWNCFYNTDSDELLYIYKERSIVLGKEVTFQLEGKLTKGLAKEISESGQLQVELEDKHTIWLNSGEISLTNW from the coding sequence ATGAAATCACACCAACTAGTCTACCAAATATTAGCTAGAGAAAACGATTATGTTAGCGGAGAAAAAATCGGAGAAGAACTGAATTTAAGCCGTACATCCATATGGAAAGCGATCCAACGTCTTCAACAAGAAGGCCTAGAAATTGACAGTATCAAAAATAGAGGATACAAGCTTATTCAAGGCGATCTGATATTGCCTGATTTGATTCAGGAGAAAACCAACTTAACCATTCGCTACAAACCTGAGACCAAATCAACACAAACAGATGCAAAAGAAGGGATTGAAGCTGGAAACAAAGGAAATACACTCTATCTTTCAACCTGTCAAACAGCAGGTCGTGGCCGCTTTCAGCGTCCCTACTATTCTCCATCTCAGGGTGGGATCTATATGTCCCTGCATATTCAACCTAATCTTCCCTATGAAAAACTCCCTTCCTATACCCTCCTTGTAGCTGCAGCAGTCTACAAAGCCATTAAAAATCTAACTATGATAGAAGTAGATATCAAATGGGTAAATGACATCTACTTTAAAAATAAAAAAATAGCAGGTATTCTCACCGAAGCAATGACATCAGTTGAGACAGGCTTGGTTACAGACGTCATTATCGGACTTGGTATAAATTTTTCTATAGCAGACTTCCCAGATGACCTAAAAGAAAAAGCAGGCAGCCTATTTATGCCACCTGCATCAATTAGTCGTAATGAGCTCATCAGCGAAATATGGAATTGTTTCTACAATACGGATTCAGATGAACTACTTTATATCTATAAAGAAAGATCAATCGTTCTTGGAAAAGAAGTTACCTTCCAGCTAGAAGGAAAATTGACAAAAGGTCTTGCAAAAGAAATCTCAGAATCCGGTCAACTTCAAGTCGAACTTGAAGATAAACATACTATCTGGCTAAATAGCGGAGAAATATCACTAACAAATTGGTAA
- a CDS encoding AraC family transcriptional regulator: MLVFSEYQTGTIDLSLSFYGYEECTPNYSFGPAIRDTYVLHYITKGKGQFHYKGKIVDLKAGDFFLLKPDELTFYKADNQDPWAYYWLGITGGRAPDYFALSQISDQSYLIQSEHCHTQTTAKLISDIVRFAQITKSNELAQLHIMGQLHELMFHLGTIAPNQKKENISSTHQLYLDCKRLIDSHYPRSLTIQDLAKELSVHRSYLTSVFKEFHQLSPKEYLLFVRMKRAQQLLEHTNETIKVIAYSVGFSDPLHFSKAYKQFFHKTPSQTRNEYSHSLLARKENQ, translated from the coding sequence ATGCTCGTTTTTTCAGAATACCAGACTGGAACAATTGATCTTTCTCTTAGCTTTTACGGCTATGAAGAATGCACGCCTAACTACTCTTTTGGCCCAGCTATTCGAGATACCTATGTACTCCATTACATTACTAAAGGAAAAGGTCAATTCCATTATAAGGGGAAAATTGTTGATTTAAAGGCAGGAGATTTCTTTTTACTAAAACCAGATGAATTAACATTCTATAAAGCAGATAACCAGGATCCTTGGGCTTACTACTGGTTGGGGATCACTGGAGGGAGGGCACCTGACTACTTTGCTCTATCTCAAATTTCTGACCAATCCTACTTAATTCAATCAGAGCACTGTCATACACAGACAACTGCAAAACTCATCTCAGATATTGTCCGCTTCGCTCAGATTACAAAATCAAATGAATTGGCTCAACTCCACATCATGGGACAACTCCATGAACTAATGTTTCATCTAGGAACGATTGCTCCCAATCAGAAAAAAGAGAATATTTCATCAACCCACCAACTCTATCTTGACTGCAAACGATTAATTGATAGTCACTATCCACGATCGCTCACCATTCAAGATTTAGCTAAAGAGCTATCGGTTCATAGAAGTTACTTAACTAGTGTGTTTAAAGAATTTCACCAACTCTCTCCAAAAGAGTATTTACTTTTCGTTCGAATGAAGCGTGCGCAACAGTTACTAGAACACACCAATGAAACAATCAAAGTCATTGCGTATTCTGTGGGTTTTTCAGATCCTTTACATTTCTCAAAAGCCTACAAGCAGTTTTTTCATAAAACACCTAGTCAAACTCGAAATGAATACTCTCACTCCCTCTTAGCTAGAAAGGAAAATCAATGA
- a CDS encoding alpha-galactosidase, giving the protein MGIRIENNLFYVESKGLSLIIENRDGYLLLKHLGKTIKNYRGANSIYERDHAFSGNPIATNRIFSLDTQRQIFGQHGLGDFRNPTLQIQHDATEVTDFRFVEAKILKGQNGPQGLPSPHSMDATETLALILKDPQAKLSLTLYYTAFDNDATIASYSKLENNSNQEVVIHKDFSFMADFPAAAYEIVTLQGAYAREKTVRRQQVEQGIFSISSNRGASGHAQTPSLLLCDQGVTEDAGNVFAIQLMYSGNFEAFVQKNQLNEVRVAIGINPENFSWKLNPEENFETPVALVTFSDQGLTGISHESQNFVLKHIMPSQFSKKERPILINNWEATYFDFQREKLLELADEAKKVGIELFVLDDGWFGNRFDDNRALGDWVVNEKKLGGSLESLISAIHERGLQFGLWLEPEMISVDSDLYRKHPDWAIQVPGYEHTYSRNQLVLNLANPQVVEYLKNVLDELLSHHKIDYIKWDMNRNITNLGNGSAYLETQMQSHQYMLGLYELVSYLTEKHSHILFESCSGGGGRNDLGMMRYFPQVWASDNTDAIARLPIQYGSSYLYPTISMGAHVSAVPNHQMGRMTPLETRGHVAMMGNLGYELDLTSLSDDEKAEIANQVNLYKELRPVVQLGNQYRLINPDAPSNEAAVQFNYGNQTIVTYVRVLSVVETMETTLKLKDLEVEGLYELEGTNIVYSGAELMYAGLTVTLSPGDFLSRQYKFKRL; this is encoded by the coding sequence ATGGGAATTCGGATAGAGAATAATCTATTTTACGTTGAGAGTAAAGGTTTAAGTTTGATTATTGAAAATAGGGATGGGTACTTATTATTAAAACATTTAGGAAAGACTATTAAGAACTATAGAGGGGCTAATAGTATTTACGAACGCGATCATGCTTTTTCTGGTAATCCCATAGCTACTAATCGAATCTTTAGTTTGGATACGCAACGTCAGATTTTTGGACAACATGGTTTGGGTGACTTTAGAAATCCAACTTTACAGATTCAACATGATGCAACTGAAGTAACAGACTTTCGATTTGTAGAAGCAAAGATTTTAAAAGGTCAGAATGGTCCACAGGGCTTACCTTCTCCTCACAGCATGGATGCTACAGAGACGCTTGCCTTGATTTTAAAAGATCCTCAAGCTAAACTTAGTCTGACTTTGTATTATACTGCTTTTGATAATGATGCGACAATTGCTAGTTATAGCAAATTGGAAAATAATAGCAATCAGGAAGTTGTCATTCATAAGGACTTTTCTTTCATGGCTGATTTTCCTGCTGCAGCTTACGAAATAGTGACTTTACAGGGAGCTTATGCTCGTGAAAAGACTGTTCGACGTCAACAGGTTGAGCAAGGAATCTTTTCGATTAGTTCGAACCGTGGTGCTTCTGGTCATGCTCAAACACCATCTCTTCTATTATGTGATCAAGGAGTCACAGAGGATGCTGGGAATGTGTTTGCTATTCAGCTGATGTATAGTGGAAACTTCGAAGCTTTTGTCCAAAAAAATCAACTGAATGAAGTTCGGGTGGCTATTGGGATTAATCCAGAAAACTTTTCTTGGAAGTTAAATCCTGAGGAAAACTTTGAAACACCGGTAGCTTTAGTGACCTTTTCAGATCAAGGATTAACTGGTATTAGCCATGAAAGTCAAAATTTTGTACTTAAGCACATTATGCCAAGTCAGTTTTCTAAAAAAGAACGACCAATTCTAATCAATAACTGGGAAGCTACTTACTTTGACTTTCAGAGAGAAAAACTGTTAGAACTAGCTGATGAAGCTAAGAAAGTTGGAATAGAACTATTTGTATTAGATGATGGGTGGTTTGGAAATCGCTTTGATGATAATCGTGCTTTAGGTGATTGGGTTGTGAATGAGAAAAAACTGGGTGGAAGTCTAGAAAGTCTGATTTCAGCTATCCATGAAAGAGGTTTGCAGTTTGGGCTTTGGTTAGAACCGGAGATGATTTCTGTTGATAGCGACTTGTATCGCAAACATCCTGACTGGGCTATTCAGGTTCCAGGTTATGAGCATACTTACTCTCGAAATCAATTAGTTCTTAATCTTGCCAATCCACAGGTAGTAGAATATCTGAAAAATGTTTTAGATGAACTCCTCTCTCATCATAAAATTGACTACATCAAATGGGATATGAACCGCAATATTACTAATCTGGGGAATGGTTCAGCCTACTTGGAAACCCAGATGCAGTCTCATCAGTATATGTTGGGGCTTTACGAACTCGTTTCTTATCTGACAGAGAAACACAGTCATATTCTCTTTGAGTCCTGCTCTGGTGGTGGTGGACGAAATGATCTTGGTATGATGCGCTATTTCCCACAAGTCTGGGCTAGTGATAATACTGATGCTATAGCACGTTTACCAATTCAATACGGTTCATCCTATCTCTATCCAACCATTTCTATGGGGGCTCATGTGTCAGCAGTACCAAATCATCAGATGGGACGAATGACACCATTGGAAACTCGTGGTCATGTAGCAATGATGGGAAATCTGGGTTATGAGCTTGATTTGACAAGTTTATCAGATGATGAGAAAGCTGAGATTGCTAATCAGGTGAACTTGTACAAAGAATTGCGACCAGTAGTCCAGTTGGGAAATCAGTATAGGTTAATCAATCCCGATGCTCCATCCAATGAAGCAGCTGTACAATTTAACTATGGAAATCAAACGATTGTAACCTACGTCCGAGTCCTATCAGTTGTGGAAACAATGGAAACCACCTTGAAACTGAAAGACTTAGAGGTGGAAGGGCTTTATGAGTTGGAAGGGACAAACATTGTTTACTCGGGTGCAGAGCTCATGTATGCAGGTTTAACTGTTACCTTATCACCAGGAGATTTTTTGAGTAGACAGTATAAATTCAAGAGACTATAA
- a CDS encoding extracellular solute-binding protein, which produces MKWYKKAGFLLVAGASLLCLVACGQNNQSADGKVTIEFFNQKTEMADTLQRIVDDFEKEHPNIDVKLTTVPAAGIVLKTRILSGDVPDIINIYPQNMDFQEWAKAGYFADMTGKSYLENIKNDYAEKYAINNKVYSVPLTANLYGIYYNKTKFKELGLEEPKTFKEFQEIVKKIKDSGNSPFAVAGNEGWTLNGYHQLSLITITGSGDAANNYLRFSKPNAISADDAILKADAERLDLLADNAQDGWRGASYNDAVVSFSSGKAWMMPQGSWALAAINQQDPKFEVGMFAFPGEEVGKEVTVGAGDMALSTSATTKHPKETEEFISYMTSPKAMQSYYDVDGSPVAVKGIQEKEDSALTEISKLAFTDKHYVWLGQHWNSEEDFFNLSAGYLMDKNLKNMANNLNAFFNPMKADLD; this is translated from the coding sequence ATGAAATGGTATAAGAAAGCAGGTTTTCTTTTAGTAGCTGGGGCAAGTTTACTATGCCTAGTGGCTTGTGGTCAGAACAATCAATCAGCTGATGGTAAGGTAACGATTGAGTTTTTTAACCAGAAGACCGAGATGGCAGATACCTTGCAAAGGATAGTGGATGATTTTGAAAAGGAACATCCTAATATTGATGTGAAGCTGACTACAGTACCCGCAGCTGGAATTGTTCTAAAGACTCGGATTTTATCAGGAGATGTTCCAGATATTATTAATATCTATCCTCAAAATATGGATTTTCAGGAGTGGGCGAAGGCAGGCTATTTTGCAGATATGACAGGAAAATCCTATCTTGAGAATATCAAGAATGACTATGCCGAAAAGTATGCAATCAATAACAAGGTTTATAGTGTGCCTTTAACGGCCAATCTTTATGGAATCTATTACAATAAAACGAAGTTTAAAGAATTAGGACTTGAGGAACCGAAGACTTTTAAAGAGTTTCAAGAGATTGTTAAAAAAATAAAAGATAGTGGGAATTCTCCATTTGCAGTTGCAGGCAATGAAGGCTGGACACTAAATGGTTACCACCAACTTTCTCTCATTACTATTACAGGTAGTGGAGATGCGGCTAATAACTACCTTCGCTTTTCAAAACCAAACGCTATCTCTGCTGATGATGCTATTTTAAAAGCAGATGCGGAACGACTCGATTTATTAGCAGATAATGCTCAAGATGGTTGGCGTGGAGCCTCTTATAATGATGCGGTGGTATCATTTTCGAGTGGAAAAGCCTGGATGATGCCACAAGGATCATGGGCATTAGCGGCAATTAATCAACAGGATCCAAAATTTGAGGTGGGGATGTTTGCCTTTCCTGGAGAAGAAGTAGGAAAAGAAGTTACTGTTGGTGCAGGGGACATGGCATTATCAACTTCAGCTACTACTAAACATCCTAAAGAAACCGAAGAATTTATCAGCTATATGACTAGTCCAAAAGCTATGCAGTCATATTATGATGTAGATGGATCACCAGTTGCTGTAAAAGGTATACAAGAAAAAGAAGACTCAGCGCTTACAGAGATTTCTAAACTGGCATTTACTGACAAACATTATGTTTGGTTGGGCCAACACTGGAATTCTGAAGAAGACTTTTTTAATCTAAGTGCAGGTTACTTGATGGATAAAAATCTGAAAAATATGGCAAACAATCTCAATGCTTTCTTTAATCCAATGAAGGCAGATTTGGACTAG
- a CDS encoding carbohydrate ABC transporter permease: MAIRKFLNKYWGWTFLLIPLALQAIFFYFPMVQGAFYSLTNWTGLTYNYKFVGLNNYKLLMIDGKFFTAIAFTLILTLALIVGEITIGMVVARALNSKMKGQTFFRAWFFFPAVLSGLTVSLIFKQFFNYGLPTIGRILGIGFLQESLLGTPVGAVVATIFVLLWQGVAMPIILFLAGLQSIPNDILEAASIDGATSKQTFWKIELPYLLPTISMVFILALKSGLTAFDQIFALTSGGPNNATTSLGLLVYNYAFKSNQYGYANAIALILFLIIGIVSLIQIKLSKKFEI; encoded by the coding sequence ATGGCTATTCGAAAATTTTTAAATAAATACTGGGGTTGGACTTTTTTGCTCATCCCGCTTGCTTTACAAGCTATCTTCTTTTACTTTCCAATGGTACAAGGTGCTTTCTATAGTTTGACTAACTGGACTGGATTAACCTATAATTATAAATTTGTTGGTTTGAATAACTACAAATTGCTTATGATTGATGGGAAATTTTTCACAGCAATAGCTTTTACTTTGATTTTAACTCTGGCATTGATTGTTGGAGAGATTACAATTGGGATGGTTGTGGCACGAGCCTTAAATTCTAAGATGAAGGGACAGACCTTCTTTAGAGCATGGTTCTTTTTCCCAGCTGTTTTGTCTGGTTTGACAGTTTCCTTGATTTTTAAACAATTTTTCAACTATGGTCTTCCAACGATTGGAAGAATTTTAGGGATTGGTTTTTTACAAGAGAGTCTATTAGGGACACCTGTCGGAGCGGTAGTGGCAACTATTTTTGTTCTTCTATGGCAAGGAGTAGCAATGCCAATCATTCTCTTTCTCGCTGGTCTTCAGAGTATTCCAAATGATATTTTAGAGGCAGCATCAATTGATGGTGCAACAAGTAAACAAACTTTTTGGAAGATTGAATTGCCCTATTTGCTACCAACGATTTCTATGGTTTTTATCCTAGCTCTTAAGTCTGGTTTGACTGCCTTTGACCAGATTTTTGCCTTGACGAGTGGTGGTCCAAATAATGCTACAACGTCTCTTGGACTTTTAGTCTACAATTATGCCTTCAAGAGTAATCAATATGGATATGCAAATGCAATTGCCTTGATTTTATTCTTAATTATTGGAATTGTTTCTCTTATCCAAATCAAACTATCAAAGAAATTTGAAATCTAA
- a CDS encoding carbohydrate ABC transporter permease, with protein MKKEEKLNQFWKYVLLIVGGILILVPLLVTVFSSFKITKDIMNHFFSLPNPFTLSNYERLISDGIGGYFWNSAVITVLSLIVVAFFIPAAAYSIARNMSKKKAFAIMYSLLILGIFVPFQVIMIPITVMMSKLGLANMWGLVILYLTYAIPQTLFLYVGYIKISIPDSLDEAAEIDGADRFTTYRRIIFPMLKPMHATTLIINALWFWNDFMLPLLILNKDSKMWTLPLFQYNYQGQYFNDYGPSFASYIVGIVTITIVYLIFQKHIISGMSNGAVK; from the coding sequence ATGAAAAAAGAAGAAAAATTGAATCAGTTTTGGAAATATGTCCTCTTGATAGTCGGTGGTATCCTTATACTTGTTCCTTTATTGGTAACAGTATTTAGTTCTTTCAAAATAACTAAGGATATCATGAATCATTTCTTTAGTTTGCCCAATCCTTTTACCTTAAGTAATTATGAACGATTAATTTCGGATGGAATTGGAGGCTATTTCTGGAATTCAGCTGTTATTACGGTGTTATCATTGATTGTAGTAGCTTTCTTTATACCAGCTGCAGCTTATTCCATTGCTCGAAATATGTCCAAGAAAAAAGCCTTTGCCATTATGTATTCGCTCTTGATCTTAGGGATATTTGTTCCATTTCAGGTGATTATGATTCCCATCACAGTTATGATGAGTAAACTCGGTCTAGCGAATATGTGGGGGCTGGTAATACTCTACCTAACTTATGCTATTCCACAGACTCTCTTCTTGTATGTTGGTTATATTAAAATCAGTATACCAGATAGTTTAGATGAAGCTGCTGAAATTGATGGGGCTGATCGTTTTACAACTTATCGCCGAATTATCTTTCCAATGTTGAAGCCCATGCATGCGACAACTTTGATTATCAATGCCCTCTGGTTCTGGAATGACTTTATGTTGCCACTCTTGATTCTGAATAAGGATTCCAAGATGTGGACTTTGCCTCTCTTCCAATACAACTACCAAGGTCAGTACTTCAATGACTATGGCCCAAGTTTTGCATCCTATATTGTGGGAATTGTAACGATAACCATTGTCTACCTCATCTTCCAGAAACATATCATTTCAGGAATGAGTAACGGAGCAGTGAAGTAA
- the gtfA gene encoding sucrose phosphorylase, which yields MTIQNKTMLITYSDSLGNNLKDLYENLEEHFGDAIGGVHLLPFFPSTGDRGFAPVDYDEVDSVFGDWEDVKHLGEKYYLMFDFMINHISRQSKYYRDYQEKHEASEFKDLFLNWDKFWPENRPTQSDVDLIYKRKDRAPKQEIVFADGSVEHLWNTFGEEQIDLDVTKEVTMRFIRKTIQHLASNGCDLIRLDAFAYAVKKLDTNDFFVEPDIWNLLDRVRDIAAEYGTELLPEIHEHYSIQFKIADHDYYVYDFALPMVTLYTLYSSRTERLAKWLKMSPMKQFTTLDTHDGIGVVDVKDILTDEEIDYASNELYKVGANVKRKYSSAEYNNLDIYQINSTYYSALGDDDVKYFLARLIQAFAPGIPQVYYVGLLAGKNDLKLLEETKEGRNINRHYYSNEEIAEEVQRPVVKSLLNLFSFRNQSEAFDLEGTIEIETPTAHSIVIKRQNKDKSVTAVAEIDLQSQTYQVVENGRKIQF from the coding sequence ATGACCATTCAAAATAAAACTATGTTGATTACTTACTCAGATAGTCTTGGAAATAACCTTAAAGACCTGTATGAGAATTTGGAAGAGCATTTTGGTGATGCTATTGGAGGAGTTCACCTTCTACCATTTTTCCCATCAACAGGTGATCGTGGATTTGCGCCAGTTGACTATGATGAAGTGGATTCAGTTTTTGGTGATTGGGAGGACGTTAAGCATTTAGGTGAGAAATATTATCTTATGTTTGACTTTATGATTAATCATATTTCTCGTCAATCTAAGTATTATAGGGACTATCAAGAAAAACATGAAGCCAGTGAATTTAAGGATCTCTTTTTAAACTGGGATAAGTTTTGGCCAGAGAACCGTCCGACACAGTCTGACGTAGATTTAATCTACAAGCGTAAGGATCGTGCACCAAAGCAAGAGATTGTTTTTGCAGATGGTTCAGTGGAACATTTGTGGAATACCTTTGGTGAGGAGCAGATTGATCTTGATGTGACCAAAGAAGTAACGATGAGATTCATCCGTAAGACGATTCAACATCTAGCAAGTAACGGGTGTGATTTGATTCGTCTAGATGCCTTTGCTTATGCAGTGAAGAAATTGGATACCAATGATTTCTTTGTGGAACCAGATATTTGGAATTTATTGGACAGAGTTCGAGATATCGCTGCTGAGTATGGGACAGAGCTCTTACCTGAGATTCATGAACACTATTCGATTCAGTTTAAAATAGCAGATCATGATTACTATGTTTACGATTTTGCCCTTCCAATGGTGACCCTTTATACTCTTTACAGTTCTAGAACAGAGCGTTTGGCAAAGTGGTTAAAGATGAGCCCGATGAAGCAATTTACGACACTAGATACTCATGACGGGATTGGAGTGGTGGATGTCAAAGATATCCTGACTGATGAGGAAATTGACTATGCTTCAAATGAGCTCTATAAGGTTGGAGCGAATGTCAAACGTAAGTACTCTAGTGCAGAGTATAACAATCTAGATATCTACCAAATCAATTCAACCTACTATTCTGCGCTTGGAGATGATGATGTCAAGTATTTCCTCGCTCGTTTGATTCAAGCTTTTGCTCCAGGCATTCCTCAGGTTTACTATGTGGGTCTATTAGCAGGAAAAAATGACTTGAAATTGTTAGAAGAAACCAAAGAAGGTCGAAATATTAATCGCCATTACTATAGCAATGAGGAAATAGCAGAAGAAGTTCAACGTCCTGTGGTGAAGTCTCTTCTCAATCTATTTTCTTTCCGTAATCAATCAGAGGCCTTTGACCTAGAAGGGACTATTGAGATAGAAACACCAACAGCTCACAGCATTGTAATCAAACGTCAAAATAAAGATAAGTCCGTAACAGCAGTAGCAGAAATTGATTTGCAAAGTCAGACCTATCAAGTAGTGGAAAACGGCAGAAAAATTCAGTTCTAA
- a CDS encoding O-antigen ligase family protein, translated as MKSIGLLDKIRGLSKKDFFLYLIIMSIFLPFYLFLALFALYLIGLLVTGEMKGIIKGLAKHPVLLFFIAYSSIISIVAKNWLGLVASLLMFLFLIFFSFYQKRLTHAFFRLILQTILFGSVLSAIFATLEHFQIVKKFNYAFLSPNMQVWHQNRAEVTFFNPNYYGIICCFCIMIAFYLFTTTKLRWLKVFCVLAGFVNLFGLNFTQNRTAFPAIIAGAIIYLFTTIKNWRAFWLSIGVFGIGLCFLFSSDLGVRMGTLDSSMEERVSIWNAGMTLFKQNPIWGEGPLTYMNSFPRIHAPYHEHAHSLYIDTILSYGLIGTILLSISSVIPVHMMMDMSQESGKRPIIGLYLSFLTVVAVHGIFDLALFWVQSGFIFLLVMCSLPLEHRTLVSEMTD; from the coding sequence TTGAAATCAATTGGATTACTGGATAAGATAAGAGGGCTTTCGAAAAAAGATTTCTTTTTGTATTTGATAATCATGAGTATCTTTTTACCTTTTTATTTATTCTTAGCGCTCTTTGCTTTATATTTGATAGGTTTACTTGTTACTGGGGAGATGAAGGGAATAATCAAAGGATTGGCAAAACATCCTGTACTTCTCTTTTTTATTGCCTACAGTAGTATCATCTCCATCGTCGCCAAGAACTGGCTTGGATTGGTTGCATCTTTACTGATGTTTCTCTTCCTCATTTTCTTTAGTTTCTACCAGAAACGTCTGACGCATGCTTTCTTTCGACTGATTCTGCAGACAATCTTGTTTGGTAGTGTGCTCTCTGCTATTTTTGCTACTTTGGAGCATTTTCAAATTGTAAAGAAATTTAACTACGCCTTTCTTTCGCCCAATATGCAAGTATGGCACCAAAACCGTGCAGAGGTGACCTTCTTTAATCCTAACTACTATGGGATCATTTGTTGCTTCTGTATCATGATTGCCTTTTATCTCTTTACAACGACGAAGTTAAGATGGTTGAAAGTCTTTTGTGTGCTAGCAGGTTTTGTGAATCTATTTGGTTTGAATTTTACGCAAAATAGAACAGCCTTTCCTGCCATCATCGCTGGTGCCATCATTTATCTCTTTACAACCATTAAAAACTGGCGCGCCTTCTGGCTCAGTATTGGAGTTTTCGGGATTGGCCTTTGTTTCCTCTTCTCAAGCGATTTGGGTGTCCGTATGGGAACGCTAGATTCTTCAATGGAGGAGCGCGTTTCAATCTGGAATGCGGGTATGACTTTGTTTAAGCAAAATCCGATCTGGGGTGAGGGTCCGCTGACCTATATGAATTCTTTCCCGAGAATCCATGCACCTTACCACGAACACGCGCATAGTCTTTACATCGATACTATTTTAAGTTATGGTTTGATTGGAACTATTCTCCTATCCATTTCTTCGGTTATCCCAGTTCACATGATGATGGATATGAGTCAGGAGTCTGGCAAACGACCAATTATCGGTCTTTATCTCTCCTTCCTTACAGTAGTCGCTGTACATGGAATTTTTGACTTGGCTCTCTTCTGGGTTCAGTCAGGATTTATCTTCTTGTTGGTTATGTGCAGTCTACCACTGGAACACCGAACCTTGGTGTCCGAAATGACAGATTAA
- a CDS encoding MarR family winged helix-turn-helix transcriptional regulator — MKDSHLVAHHIRLLNGRIFQKLLSQDPEALYRSEQGKILAVLWNSETGCATATDIALATGLANNTLTTMIKNLEEQNLVIISPCGIDKRKKYVKLTEQGWSQKEVGNCISQKLDDIFYKGFSEEEIRQFESYQERILDNLKEKANEE; from the coding sequence ATGAAGGATAGTCATTTGGTAGCTCATCATATTCGTTTGTTGAATGGGAGGATTTTTCAAAAGTTACTGAGTCAGGATCCTGAGGCTCTTTATCGGAGTGAGCAGGGAAAGATTTTAGCGGTTTTATGGAATAGTGAGACAGGTTGTGCAACTGCGACAGATATTGCGCTGGCGACTGGTCTTGCTAACAATACGCTCACAACCATGATAAAGAATCTTGAGGAGCAAAACCTGGTCATCATTAGCCCATGTGGAATAGATAAGAGAAAGAAATATGTTAAGCTAACGGAGCAAGGTTGGTCCCAAAAAGAAGTTGGCAATTGCATCAGTCAAAAGTTGGATGATATTTTTTATAAAGGATTCTCTGAGGAAGAAATTCGCCAGTTTGAAAGTTATCAGGAACGCATTTTGGACAATCTGAAAGAGAAAGCAAATGAGGAATAA